A window of Rhododendron vialii isolate Sample 1 chromosome 11a, ASM3025357v1 contains these coding sequences:
- the LOC131308629 gene encoding classical arabinogalactan protein 9, whose amino-acid sequence MDRKSVFGIAFICIVVAGVGGQSPAASPTTTPAPPTTPTAPTASPPTSTPAPPTAPAPKTAPAAAPPTVVSSPPVSAPPPATPAPVSAPPPATPPPVSAPPPATPPPVSAPPPATPPPVSAPPLATPPPATPPPAVPPPAVPPPSPLASPPAAVPAPAPSKKPKSPALSPVGLSPPAPPTSSPAPSVGATSPSPTSSLDQSGVEKLWSVEKMLGSLIAGCAFLCLLF is encoded by the exons ATGGATCGCAAGTCCGTGTTTGGTATAGCATTCATCTGCATTGTCGTCGCCGGCGTCGGAGGTCAGTCCCCGGCGGCATCTCCGACCACAACTCCAGCACCACCCACTACCCCCACCGCGCCAACAGCTTCTCCCCCCACTTCCACCCCAGCACCACCAACAGCTCCAGCTCCCAAAACCGCGCCCGCGGCTGCCCCACCTACCGTCGTCTCATCTCCGCCCGTTTCAGCCCCACCACCGGCGACTCCTGCTCCAGTCTCAGCCCCACCACCGGCTACTCCTCCACCAGTCTCAGCCCCACCACCGGCTACTCCTCCACCTGTCTCAGCCCCACCACCGGCTACTCCTCCGCCGGTCTCAGCTCCACCGCTAGCTACTCCTCCTCCGGCGACCCCTCCGCCAGCTGTTCCTCCGCCGGCTgttccaccaccatcaccgctGGCTTCTCCGCCTGCTGCGGTTCCGGCGCCTGCTCCAAGCAAGAAGCCGAAGTCACCGGCGCTTTCTCCGGTGGGGTTGAGCCCTCCGGCGCCGCCGACGTCATCACCGGCGCCAAGTGTCGGGGCTACTTCGCCTTCACCGacgtcttctcttgatcag AGTGGAGTTGAGAAGTTATGGTCGGTGGAGAAGATGCTCGGGAGCTTGATCGCTGGATGCGCTTTCCTTTGTTTGCTGTTCTAA